In Zonotrichia albicollis isolate bZonAlb1 chromosome 3, bZonAlb1.hap1, whole genome shotgun sequence, a single window of DNA contains:
- the LOC102069941 gene encoding elongin-A, producing MAEKGRSGGSARAVAEKGRSGGGGAAMAEKGRSAVRKLLGLQERLRRARQPAEIIKTLKVLQGLDLSLDILLETGMDKTVKSFREHATAGNVAKSLLKQWKKLISPESKSDHRGRKNNEKEKREMKSSVSQEIKPSEKPETSVPAFTNSSSAPISSKLNKEHICNEKTHQSTNSESPKECDDKVCNSSGSKHASQGTNSQAKESEFKGSTSTERKKISKKQHSSAANEGLLCLKENPSKDASKQRNPKRVKKPKQNLVMKDQAKSSSDEEFEPPTMSFESYLTYDEVTNKRKRKACSTGARPKKCSKENSSLLQKTSKLSQAKEGVEDVKKCESDQSETPSKKAKVASLQELLNTPLPKTLPGISESSPPYAADFTAFTVPAVEAPQQVSEIVQFTGQRLSSKMQVYSGSKAVCLSKMLTLYEQCVRVLHNNIELLQEAGGVPFEILEPVLTRCTPEQLFRVEKCNLMFIKETDHLWKKHCQRDFKNESLLEYESWREMYWRLFNQREEKLKILTKNILSAQSEKPKGRQVKMAYVIGAAKPARNICRQHEIHGAAGPVIQLHPTGKCKTGIPEMRDRNNTLSNLICAGTSRSSSSGVMIQDGKKPSKKIAPIMKKALKALRSRVGQ from the exons ATGGCGGAGAAAGGGCGGAGCGGCGGCAGTGCCCGTGCCGTGGCGGAGAAGGGGCGGAGCGGCGGTGGCGGTGCTGCCATGGCGGAGAAGGGGCGGAGCGCTGTGCGaaagctgctggggctgcaggagaggctgcGCCGTGCGCGGCAGCCCGCCGAG ATTATAAAAACACTTAAGGTATTACAAGGTTTGGATTTATCACTGGATATTTTACTG GAAACTGGCATGGACAAAACAGTTAAAAGTTTTAGGGAACATGCCACTGCTGGGAATGTAGCTAAAAGTCTGTTAAAACAGTGGAAAAAGCTTATTTCTCCAGAAAGTAAAAG TGATcacaggggaagaaaaaataatgaaaaagaaaaacgTGAGATGAAATCTTCTGTTTCCCAGGAGATTAAGCCTTCAGAGAAGCCTGAAACATCTGTCCCAGCCTTTACAAATTCCAGCAGTGCTCCCATTAGTTCAAAGCTGAATAAGGAGCATATTTGTAATGAAAAGACCCATCAAAGTACAAATTCTGAGTCTCCAAAAGAATGTGATGATAAAGTATGTAACAGCAGTGGTTCTAAGCATGCTTCCCAGGGTACCAATTCTCAGGCTAAAGAAAGTGAGTTCAAAGGGAGCACCTccacagagagaaagaaaatttcaaaaaagcAGCATTCCTCTGCAGCCAATGAAGGCTTATTGTGCCTGAAAGAAAATCCTAGTAAGGATGCTTCCAAACAGAGAAATCCTAAACGTGtgaagaaaccaaaacaaaatcttgTCATGAAAGACCAAGCCAAATCATCTAGTGATGAGGAATTTGAACCCCCTACTATGTCTTTTGAATCTTATCTTACTTACGATGAGGTTACCaacaaaagaaagagaaaagcttGTTCTACAGGTGCACGGCCAAAAAAGTGCAGTAAAGAGAACAGCTCATTACTACAAAAAACTTCAAAACTTTCTCAGGCAAAAGAGGGAGTTGAAGATGTAAAAAAATGTGAGAGTGATCAATCAGAAACTCCAAGTAAAAAG GCCAAAGTGGCATCCCTCCAAGAGCTTCTTAATACTCCACTACCTAAAACTCTGCCAGGCATCTCAGAATCCTCTCCCCCATATGCTGCAGACTTTACAG CGTTCACAGTACCTGCTGTAGAAGCACCCCAGCAAGTCAGTGAGATAGTTCAATTCACAGGACAGAGACTGAGCTCCAAAATGCAAGTTTACTCTGGCTCCAAGGCAGTCTGCCTTTCCAAGATGCTTACACTGTATGAGCAGTGTGTCCGTGTGCTTCACAACAATATTGAGT TGCTACAAGAAGCAGGAGGTGTGCCCTTTGAAATTCTTGAGCCTGTGCTAACACGTTGCACACCAGAGCAGTTGTTTCGAGTAGAGAAATGTAATCTG ATGTTTATAAAAGAGACTGACCACTTGTGGAAGAAACACTGCCAAAGAGACTTTAAAAATGAGAGCCTTCTGGAATATGAGTCTTGGCGTGAAATGTACTGGAGACTGTTTAatcagagagaagaaaaactgaagATCCTTacaaaaaatattctttcagCTCAGTCTGAGAAACCAAAAG GCAGGCAAGTAAAAATGGCTTATGTGATTGGGGCAGCAAAACCAGCCAGGAACATTTGCCGACAGCATGAAATCCATGGGGCAGCAGGACCTGTCATCCAGCTTCATCCCACAGGGAAGTGCAA AACAGGGATTCCAGAAATGAGAGACAGAAATAACACATTATCAAATCTGATATGTGCTGGCACTAGTAGAAGTTCTAGCTCAGGTGTCATGATTCAAGATGGAAAGAAGCCTAGCAAAA AAATAGCACCAATCATGAAGAAAGCATTGAAAGCACTGAGGAGTAGAGTTGGACAATGA